A region of Catharus ustulatus isolate bCatUst1 chromosome 9, bCatUst1.pri.v2, whole genome shotgun sequence DNA encodes the following proteins:
- the ARPC5 gene encoding actin-related protein 2/3 complex subunit 5, whose protein sequence is MAKHTVSSARFRRVDVDEYDENKFVDEEDGGDGQAGPDEGEVDSCLRQGNMMAALQAALKNPPINTKNQAVKDRAESIVLKVLISFKANDIEKAVQSLDKNGVDLLMKYIYKGFESPSDNSSAVLLQWHEKALAAGGVGSIVRVLTARKTV, encoded by the exons aTGGCGAAGCACACGGTGTCCTCGGCGCGGTTCCGCCGGGTGGACGTGGACGAGTACGACGAGAACAAGTTCGTGGATGAGGAGGACGGCGGCGACGGGCAAGCGGGGCCTGATGAGGGCGAGGTGGACTCGTGCCTGCGGCA AGGGAACATGATGGCtgcactgcaggcagctctgaagAACCCTCCCATCAACACAAAGAACCAGGCAGTGAAG GACCGTGCTGAGAGCATCGTGCTGAAGGTGCTCATCTCCTTCAAAGCCAATGACATTGAGAAGGCCGTGCAGTCGCTGGACAAGAACGGGGTGGACCTGCTCATGAAGTACATCTACAAGGGCTTTGAGAGCCCCTCTGacaacagcagtgctgtgctgctgcagtggcatGAGAAG GCGCTGGCTGCCGGAGGAGTTGGCTCCATTGTGCGTGTTCTGACTGCCAGGAAGACGGTGTAA
- the NCF2 gene encoding neutrophil cytosol factor 2 encodes MSLVETIRLWQEGVCAADSKDWSAALDAFTAVQNPPAKICFNIGCVQLVLGKLAEAEEAFTRSIGCDKHLAVAYFQRGTVFYRRQNHGKAIEDFKEALAQLRGNQLIDYKILGLRYRLFACEQILYNIALVYATTENWKKAEEHLTLAISMKSEPQHNKIDRAMEAILKQKLCELVAIPAGKLFRPNEKQVAQLEKKDYLGKAMVVASVVDKDDFSGFAPLQPQASGPPPRPKTPEILRALTGQPHRVMFEFIPETAEELQVLPGNIVFVLKKEKDNWATVMFNGKKGIVPCNFLEPVELPNKLHIQEEAPVEAEIPESLTSTVPEKPRRLAPDYVPATVAQPGDTAKEAEPTVSSPHVLKVHYKFTVALRVDRGRSYRELLELVCKKLELQPEHTELRYKPVEGQELVTLSAENLEAAWTQSKDNCLTVWCNGTEGKGFVPEESLQEATPGEMGPTHVVAQYSYEATQPEDLEFQAGDTILVLSKVNEDWFEGKCKGRTGIFPSAFVQQPNTEHPEK; translated from the exons ATGTCCCTGGTGGAGACGATCCGGCTGTGGCAGGAAGGAGTGTGTGCAGCGGACAGCAAGGACTGGAGCGCTGCCCTGGATGCCTTCACGGCCGTGCAGAACCCCCCTGCCAAAATCTGCTTTAACATCGGCTGCGTCCAGCTCGTGCTGGGGAAGCTGGCGGAGGCGGAGGAG GCATTCACCCGGAGCATCGGCTGCGACAAGCACCTGGCAGTGGCTTATTTCCAGCGGGGGACCGTGTTTTACCGGAGGCAGAA CCACGGGAAGGCCATTGAAGATTTCAAAGAGGCGCTGGCCCAGCTGCGAGGCAACCAGCTCATCGACTACAAGATCCTGGGGCTGCGCTACCGGCTCTTCGCCTGCgag cagatTCTCTACAACATCGCACTGGTGTATGCCACAACAGAGAACTGGAAGAAGGCTGAGGAGCACCTGACCCTGGCCATAAGCATGAAGAGCGAGCCCCAGCACAACAAGATAGACAGGGCCATGGAAGCCATCCTG AAGCAGAAGCTCTGTGAGCTGGTGgccattcctgcagggaagctgTTCAGGCCAAATGAGAAGCAagtggctcagctggagaagaAGGACTACCTGGGAAAGGCAATG GTGGTGGCATCCGTGGTGGACAAGGACGATTTTTCAGGATTtgctcccctgcagccacaA GCCTCTGGTCCTCCCCCCAGGCCCAAGACCCCAGAAATCCTTAG GGCCCTCACAGGGCAGCCACACCGTGTGATGTTTGAGTTCATTCCTGAgactgctgaggagctgcaggtcctgccaggaAACATTGTCTTTGTcctgaagaaagagaaggacAACTGGGCTACAGTGATGTTCAATGGAAAG AAAGGGATCGTCCCCTGCAACTTCCTCGAGCCTGTGGAGCTCCCGAATAAGCTGCATATCCAG GAAGAAGCCCCTGTGGAAGCCGAGATCCCCGAGTCACTCACCTCCACTGTGCCGGAGAAGCCGCGGCGGCTGGCACCAG acTACGTTCCTGCTACTGTGGCGCAGCCAGGAGACACAGCAAAG GAGGCTGAACCCACTGTTTCCAGCCCCCATGTCCTCAAGGTGCATTACAAGTTCACAGTTGCTCTGAGAGTCGATCGAGGTCGCTCCtacagggagctcctggagttGGTTTGCAagaagctggagctgcagcccgAGCACACGGAGCTGAG GTACAAGCCTGTGGAGGGCCAGGAGCTGGTGACTCTGAGTGCAGAGAACCTGGAGGCAGCCTGGACCCAGAGCAAGGACAACTGCCTGACAGTCTGGTGCAATGGCACAGAG GGAAAGGGGTTTGTACCAGAGGAGTCACTGCAGGAGGCAACGCCAGGGGAGATGGGACCGACTCACGTTGTAGCTCAGTACAGTTATGAAGCCACCCAACCTGAAGACCTGGAGTTTCAGGCAGGAGACACGATCCTTGTTTTATCCAAAG TGAATGAAGACTGGTTTGAAGGCAAGTGCAAGGGGAGGACTGGCATCTTCCCATCTGCATTCGTTCAACAGCCCAACACTGAACACCCAGAGAAGTGA